The genome window CGCACTGCGTCAGTCGCGCCACCCCAGCTCGCGCCCCACGCCGACCACGGCCTCCAGCAGGCGTGCGTTGAACTCCACGCCCAGCTGGTTCGGGACCGTGACCAGCACGGTGTCCGCCATCCGCAGCGCCTCGTCCTGGGCCAGCTCGGCGACCAGCTTCTCCGGCTCGCCGATGTAGGAGCGGCCGAACCGGGCGATGCCGCCGTCGAGGTGGCCGACCTGGTCGCGGCCCTCCACCTGCGCCCGGGCGCCGAAGTAGCGGCGGGACTCCTCGTCCACGATCGGGATGATGCTGCGGCTGACGCTCACGCGCGGCTCGCGCTCCCAGCCCATCTCCGCCCAGGTGTCGCGGAAGCGCTGGATCTGCTCTGCCTGGAGCTTGTCGAACGCCTCGCCGGTGTCCTCGGTGAGCAGGGTGGACGACATCAGGTTCATGCCCTGCTCCGCGGTCCACTCGGCGGTCGCGCGCGTCCCGGCGCCCCACCAGATCCGGTCCGGGAGGGTCGGCGACAGCGGCTGGATGGACAGGCCGCCGCTGGTGCCGGTCATCCGCGGGTCGGCGTTCGCCATCGCCTCGCCCGCGATCGCCGCGCGGAAGATCGCGGTGTGCCGGCGGGCCATGTCCGCGTCGGACTCGCCCTCGCCCGGCACGTAGCCGAACGACTCGTAGCCGGCGAGCGCGGTCTCCGGTGAGCCGCGGCTCACGCCGAGCTGCAGGCGCTCGCCGCCGATCAGGTCCGCGGCCGCGGCCTCCTCCGCCATGTAGAGCGGGTTCTGGTACCGCATGTCGATGACGCCGGTGCCGATCTCGATGCGCGAGGTGCGCGCGCCGATCGCGGCCAGCAGCGGGAACGGGGAGGCGAGCTGCGGCGCGAAGTGGTGCACCCGGACGAACGCGCCGTCGGCCCCCACCTCCTCCGCCGCGACCGCGAGCTCGATGGTCTGCAGGAGGGCGTCGGCCGCCGTCCGCACGACGGAGCCGGGGACGGCCTGGTAGTGGCCGAAGCTGAGGAAGCCGATGCGTTTCACAGTGAGGGCAAGCCGTGCGGGCGGCGCGGTATTCCGCGCCGCCGCCGTCGTGGCTGAGGCGTCAGTCCTCCAGCCCCTGCTGGCCGAGCCACACCAGGACCTCGGTGGCGACGTCGCGCCAGCCGTGGTCGATCACGAGCGAGTGCCCGCGGTCGCGGAAGGTGATCAGCTCGGTCACCGCGTTGGAGTCGCGGTACAGCTTGAGCGTCGCGTCCGTGGTCACCTCCGGGACGGTGTTGTCCTCGCCGCCCGCGATGAGCAGCAGCGGGCCGCGGTCCCCGTTCTTGGTGTCGACGGCGGCCTGCGAGTGGAGGCTGAAGTTGGCTCCCGCCGCCTGGAAGATGGGTCGCACGGTGGAGGGGACGGTCCAGCGGTCGTAGAGCTCCTTGGCCTCCTCGTCGGTGAGCTGGTTCGCGAAGCCGAATTTGAACTGCTCGTACGTCAGCGCGATCGGCTTGTGGATGTTCGCCGGGTTGTCGAGCACCGGGAACGACGACTTCAGCTGGCGGAACGGCAGCGGCAGCACGCCCTTGATCTGTGCCGGGTCGATCGCGACGCCGGAGTTGCCGTAGCCCTGGCCGAGCAGCTTCTCGGTGATGAGGCCGCCGAACGAGTGCCCGATGATGACCGGCGGGATGTCCATCGCCTCGATGATCTTCGCGAAGTGCTCGGTGACCTCGTCGATCCCGAAGTTCGCGACGTCGTCGGGATGCGCACGCGTCTCGGCCACGGTGTCCTTCTCACCGGGCCAGAGGGGTGCGACGGGGGCGTAGCCCTCCGCCGTGAAGAGGTCGATCCAGGGCTGCCAGCTGCTCGCGTGGAGCCAGAGGCCGTGGATGAAGATCACCGGTTGATTCGCCATGGCGCACAGAGTATTGCCCGGGGAGGCCGCGCGGCCAGACCCTCCCGGCGCCGGCAGCCCGCCGGGTAACGTGGCCCGCATGGCGGACTGGCTGTGCGCGACCTGCGCGGTGGAGACGACCCCGATCGTGACGGACGCGGGGGAGGAGCCGCCGGCCTCCTGCCCGATCTGCGAGGACGAGCGGCAGTACGTCCCGCCGACCGGGCAACGCTGGACCACCCTGCAGCGGCTGCAGCGCGAGGGCGAGCGCGTCACCGTGACCGAGCTGGAGCCCGGCCTCTACGGCCTGAGCAGCGAGCCGCAGGTCGGCATCGGCCAGCGCGCGCTGCTGCTGTGCACCCCGGACGGCAACCTGCTCTGGGACCCCACCGGCTACGTCGACGAGGCCGCGGCGACCGCGGTGCAGGACCTGGGCGGCGCCGCCGTCATCGCCACGAGCCACCCGCACATGTTCGGCGCGCAGACCTCCTGGTCGCGCATGCTCGGCGGCGTGTCGGTGCTCGTCCACGCCGCCGACCGGCACTGGGTGCAGCGCGAGGACGCGGCCATCCGGGAGTGGAGCGGCGAGGAGGAGGTGCTGCCCGGCGTCCTGCTGCGGACGGTCGGCGGTCACTTCCCCGGCAGTGCGATCGTGCACTGGGACCGCGGCGTGGTGCTCAGCGGCGACACGGTCTTCCCCGGGCCGTCGCAGAAGTGGGTGACCTTCCAGCGCAGCTTCCCCAACGACATCCCGCTCTCGGCGGCGGTGGTGCGCCGGGTCGCCGACCTGGTCTGCGACCGCCCGTTCGACCGGATGTACGGCAACCTGGGCAACGTCATCCCGGTGGACGCCCGGGAGGCCGTGCAGCGCTCCGCCGAGCGGTACATCGGCTGGGTCAGCGGAGCGTACGACCACCTGACCCGAGCGGAGGCCTAGGCCAGGTACGGCGCGAGCTCGAACTCCAGCGCCGGCTTCGGCTTGGCGCCGACGATGGTCTTGACGACCTCCCCGTCCCGGAACACCTTGGTCACCGGCAGCGACAGCGCCCGGTACTCCGCGGACGCCTGAGGGTTCTCGTCGGCGTTGATGCGCAGGATCCGGAGGTCGTGCTCGTCGGCGATGCGCTCCAGGATCGGCGTCAGCGCCCGGCACGGGCCGCACCACGGCGCCCAGAACTCCACGAGGGTGGTTCCGGGAGCGGCGAGGACGTCGGAGGCGAAGGTGGCGTCGGTGACGCTGGCGAGTGTGCTCATGCCGTGAGGCTAAGCCGTGCCCCCGGGGTCAAGGTCAAGCGCCGAGACCGCGCGCCGAGACGGCGCGCGCCGGGGTCGGGCCCGAGCGACCTGTGCGAGCATGGGACGCAGGAGGTGGACCATGGACACCCTGACCCCGCAGGAGCTCCGCGACTCGTTCGTGAACTGCTCGCGCGCCGACGCCGCCGACCTGCCGCTGCCGCCGGGCATGCACGAGGTGGACTGGGCGCGCCGCGAATACCTCGGCTGGCGCGACCCTCGCCTCCCGCAGCGCGGCTACGTGGTCGTCCCGACGCCCAGCGGGCCGGTCGGGATCGTGCTCCGCGCGTCGGAGGCCTCCATGCGCTCGCACGCCCCCACCATCTGCGGCTGGTGCCAGGACGTGCACGTGCGGCGCGACGTCTACTTCTGGTCGGCGCGCCGCGCCGGCGAGGCCGGCCGCAAAGGCGACACCGTGGGCGCCCTGGTCTGCGCGTCGTTCGAGTGCACCGAGAACGTGCGGCGCACGCCGCCGCCGCAGTTCGTCGGCTTCGACGCCGAGCGGGTGATCGAGGACCAGATCTCGGGGCTGGGCGAACGCGTCCGGCGGTTCGCGCAGGCGGTGGTGGGCGTCTCGCGAAGCTGATTCATAGGGACTCGATATCCCGTTCTCATGCCGAATAAGGTTCCGGAAAGAAACCGAGCGCAGGCTTGAAATCAGTCGCCGCGCCGCAGCCGGCGGGCGCGGCGGACGGGATGGAGGGCCTGACATGGACATTCGATCGGCGGGACGGCGCACGGCCGTCGGCATCACGACCGCGATCGGCATCTCGAGCCTCGCCGTGACGGGGATCCTCTCCGGTGTCCTGTTCGCCGGGACCGCCACCGCGCGCACCTCGGGCACGACCGGCACGGGCGGCACGGGTACGAGTGATTCGGGCTCCGGCGGCTCCGGCTCGTCGAGCGACTCCGGCAGCGGGAGCAGCAGCTCCGGCTCCGGCTCGTCGAGCAGCGACTCCGGCGGCAACTCCGGCAGCGGCATCCAGCAAAGCCAGGGCGGTGGGTTCAGTGGGCGCTCCAGCGGCTCCTGACGCCGGCGCGGACTTCGCCGTCTGGGGCGTCGACGCCCGTATCGCGGTGTCCGACCCGGCCGTCCTCACGCGGGCGCGTGACATCGCCGACGCCGAGCTGGCCGCGGTCACGGCCGCCGCGAGCCGGTTCGAGCCCGCCAGTGAGCTCTCCCGGATCAACGCCGGCCCGCGTCCGTCCGGCGGCGTCGAGCTGAGCCCGCTGCTGGCGGAGTTCGTCGCGGTCGCGCTCGCCGCGGCCGCGGACACGGACGGCGACGTGGACCCGACCCTCGGCGGCGACCTCGACCGGCTCGGCTACGACCGGGACTTCGCCGCGCTGCCCGTCGACGGCGTCACGCTGACCGTCAGCCGTCCCCGCCGGCCGGGCTGGGAGCGCGTGACCCTCGACGGCCGCGTCCTGACGCTCCCGGACGCCCTCCGGCTCGACCTCGGCGCGACCGCGAAGGCCCATGCCGCCGACCGGATCGCCCGGCGGATCGCGGAGGAGACCGGGGCGGACGTCCTGGTCTCGCTCGGAGGCGACCTCGCCACCGCGGGACGGACCGGCCGGCTCTGGGAGGTGCTCGTGCAGGACCTCCCGGCCGACCCGGCGCAGCAGATCGCCGTGCCCAACGGCGCGGGCGTCGCCACGTCGAGCACCCAGAAGCGGCGCTGGCGCAGCGACGGGCAGCCCCGGCACCACATCCTCGACCCGCGCTGGGGCCTCCCGGTCGACGAGGTCTGGCGGTCGGCGACGGTCGCCGCGACCAGCTGCGTCCGCGCCAACGCGCTGACGACGGCGTCGATCGTGCGCGGGCTCGCGGCGCCGGCGTGGCTGCGCGGCCTCGGCGCCGACGCGCGGCTGGTGGCGCGGGACGGCTCGATCGTCACGACCGGGCGCTGGCCCGCTGATGTGAGGGTCCTCTGATGGGCGAGGTCCTCTGATGGACGAGGTGCTGTGGGCGGTCGGCCGGGCCTCCGGCGTCGTCGCGCTGCTGCTGCTCACCGTCTCGCTGTGGCTCGGCATCGTGACGCGCTCCGGCCGTCCGCTGCCCGGGATGCCGCGGTTCTCCGTCACCCTCCTGCACCGCAACGTCTCGCTGCTGGCGGTCGTCTTCCTCGTTCTCCACATCGGGACGCTGCTGCTCGACTCCTACGCCAAGCTCACACTGACCGACGTCCTGGTGCCGTTCCTCGGCGCCCACCTGCCGTTCTGGCTGGGACTCGGAACCGTGGCGGTCGACCTCCTGATCGCGGTGACGGTCACCGCGCTGCTGCGCCGCCGGCTGGGCGTGCGCGTCTTCAAGGCCGTGCACTGGCTGAGCTACGCGCTGTGGCCGATCGCTCTGGCGCACTCCATCGGCGACGGCACCGACGGGACGTCCGGCTGGATGCTCGTGCTCGCCGGCGCGTCGGTGCTGTTCGTGCTGGTCGCGGTGCTCTGGCGCGTGTCCGCCTGGTTCCTGGAGACCGCGGGTGCGCGGCGATCGGACGCCGAGCCGAGCAGAAGAGCCTGACATGACCATGACCGCCGTCGACCTTGCGCCGTCCGACGACGCGGCCGCCCCGCCGCGGCTGCTCGCGGCGGGCCGCTCGGCCGGCGCCGCCGCCCACCTGGCCGCGTTCGGCCCCCGGCGCGGCCTCGGCCGCCCGGAGCTGGAGCGCGAGCTGGAGCGCTCGGGCCTCACCGGCCGCGGCGGCGCCGCCTTCCCCGCCTTCCGCAAGCTGGCCGCCACGACCGGGCGCCGCGCGCCGGTCGTGATCGGCAACGGCTCGGAGGGCGAGCCGTGGAGCTGGAAGGACGCGGTGCTGCTGGCGAACGCGCCCCACCTGGTCCTCGACGGCCTGCTGACGGCGGCCGACGCGCTCGGCGCGGCGCGGACGGTGCTCTACCTCCACGGGTCGGCCCTCTCACCGGTCGCCGCCGCGATCGCCGAGCGCTCCGACGCCGGCCGCGTCGAGCTGGTCGAGGCCGCAGACGGGTTCGTCGCGGGGGAGGCGAGCGCGGTGGTGAACGCCCTCCAGACCGGCCGCGCGGTCCCGCTCGACCGGGTCAGGCGGCTCTCGGAGCACGGGCTCGACGGCCGGCCGACCCTCCTGCACAACGTGGAGACCCTCGCCCAGCTGGCGCTGGTCGACCGCTACGGCGGCGACTGGTTCCGCGGCGTCGGCGATCCCGCGCAGCCGGGCACCCGGCTCGTGACGGTGACCGGCGACGTCGCCCGGGAGGGCGTCTTCGAGGTGCCGACGGACACGTCGGTGGTCGACATCGTCGCCCGGGCGGGCGCGGAGGCCCGGCTCGCGGCGGCCGTGCTGCTCGGCGGTTACCACGGCCGCTGGATCGCCCCGACGGAGACCGGCGCGGCGCCGGGGGAGGCCGCGGGGGCCGGGGTGGTGCACGTGCTCGGCGTCCGGCGGTGCGGCCTCGCGGCGACGGCCGCCATCGTCGCAGAGCTGGCCGCGGCCTCCGCCCGGCAGTGCGGCCCGTGCCTGTTCGGCCTCCCGGCGATGGCCGAGCGGTTCGCCGACCTCGCCGCGGGCCGGCTCGCGCCGCAGGCCGCCGCCGAGCTCGCCCGGCTCGCCGAGGTCGTCGACGGCCGCGGCTCCTGCCACCATCCGGACGGCGCCGCACGCCTGGTGCGCAGCGCGCTGCGGGTGTTCGGGCGCGACGTCCACGCCCACGCCGAAGGCCGGTGCCTGCGGAGCGCACGATGAACGCGGGGAGCGCACGATGAACGCGGGGAGCGCACGATGAACGCCCGACACGTTCTGCACGTCGACTGGACGCGCTGCGACGGCCGCGGCCTGTGCGCCGAACTGCTGGAGGGGACGATCGCGCGGGACGAGTGGGGCTACCCGTTCGCGGTCGGCCAGCCGGCCTCCGGGCGCTCCGACATCCCCGTGCGTGCCGACCAGCTGGACGCCGCGGAGGACGCCGTCGCGCTGTGCCCGGTGCTCGCGCTACGGCTGCGGCGGAGCGCCTGAATCGGTTGTGCCGCTGGTGGGACTCGAACCCACACGCCCTTCCGGACAAAGCATTTTGAGTGCTCCGCGTCTGCCATTCCGCCACAGCGGCGCACAACAACACCTGAACAATACCGTAGGCTTTTACCCGTGACTGACCAGGAGACCACCCCCACCGCACCCCGCCGAGTCGTCGTCGCGGAGGACGAGTCGCTCATCCGGCTCGACATCGTCGAGACGCTTCGCGACAACGGTTTCGAGGTCGTCGGCGAGGCCGGAGACGGCGAGACCGCGGTCGCGCTGGCCACGGAGCTGCGCCCGGACCTGGTGGTCATGGACGTCAAGATGCCCCAGCTCGACGGCATCTCGGCGGCCGAGCGCCTCTCCAAGAACCACATCGCCCCCGTCGTGCTGCTGACCGCATTCAGCCAGAAGGAGCTCGTGGAGCGCGCGACCGAGGCCGGCGCCCTGGCCTACGTGGTCAAGCCGTTCACGCCGAACGACCTGCTGCCGGCGATCGAGATCGCTCTGGCCCGCTACCAGCAGATCATCGCGCTGGAGGCGGAGGTCTCCGACATGGTGCAGCGCTTCGAGACCCGCAAGCTGGTCGACCGCGCCAAGGGCCTCCTCAACGAGAAGATGGGCCTCAGCGAGCCGGACGCGTTCCGCTGGATCCAGAAGGCGTCGATGGACCGCCGCCTCACCATGCACGACGTCGCCCAGGCGATCATCGAGCAGCTCGCCCCCAAGAAGTAACCCCCGGGACGCTGCGCCGCCGGCACGATTCGTGCCGAATCGCGCGAAACCGCGCCGCATTCGCGACATTCGTCACGAATCGCCCCGGCTCGAGTGCGTCGCGACATTCGTCACGAATCGAGTGAAACCGCGACGCATTCGCGACATTCGTCACGAATCCCGCGGGGAGTGGATGCCGTGATTCGTGCCGAATCGCGCGAAACCGCGCCGCATTCGCGACATTCGTCACGAATCGCGCGGGGAGTGCCCTACAGGTCCTTGATCAGGTTCGTGATGCGGATCGTCGAGCAGCGGCGGCCGCGGTCGTCGGTGACGGCGATCTCATGCGTCGTCAGCGTGCGGCCGAGGTGGATGGGCGTGCAGACGCCGGTCACATAGCCTTCGGTCGCCGCGCGGGTGTGCGACGCGTTGATCTCGATGCCGACCGCGAGGCGGCCCTCGCCGGCGTAGAGGTTCGCCGACATCGACCCCAGGGACTCGCCGAGCACCACGTACGCGCCGCCGTGCAGCAGGTCCGCGGGCTGCGTGTTGCCGAGCACCGGCATCCGCGCGACGGCCCGCTCGATCGTGAACTCCACGATCTCGATCCCCATCTTGTCGGCGAGGGCGCCGAGCCCCCGCTGCTTCACGTACGCCAGCGCGTCCTCGGTCATCTGCTGCCTCTCCGCTGTTGGTCCGGCCCTCGTCGGCCGTCGTCCTGCGCTGTCACCGGCCCCTTGTAGGCTTGCCTGGTGTCAGACTCCGAAAAGCCTACCCTTCTGATCATCGACGGCCATTCGCTGGCATTCCGGGCCTTCTACGCCCTCCCCGTCGACAGCTTCGTGAACCGCGAGGGGCAGCACACCAACGGCATCCACGGCTTCATCGCGATGCTGATCAACCTGCTGCAGCAGCAGCGCCCGACCCACCTCGCGGTGGCGTTCGACATCTCGCGCTACTCGTTCCGCACCCGCGAGTATCCGGAGTACAAGGGCACCCGCAACGAGACCCCCTCGGAGTTCGTCGGCCAGATCCCGCTGCTGCAGGAGGCGCTGCACGCGATGAACATCACCACCATCGCCAAGGAGGACTACGAGGCCGACGACATCCTCGCCACCCTCGCCCGCCAGGGCCGCGAGCAGGGCTACCGGGTTCTCCTAGTCTCCGGCGACAGGGACACCATCCAGCTCGTCAACGACGACGTCACGCTGCTCTACCCGAACGTCCGCGGCGTCTCCGAGCTCAAGATCTACGACCCCGCCGCCGTGCGCGAGCGCTACGGGGTCGAGCCGCACCAGTACCCGGAGATCGCCGCGCTGGTCGGCGAGACCAGCGACAACCTGATCGGCATCGACAAGGTCGGCGAGAAGACCGCGGTCAAGTGGGTGCAGCAGTACGGCACCGTCGAGAACATCGTCGCGCACGCCGACGAGATCAAGGGTGTCGTCGGTCAGAACCTCCGCGACCAGCAGGAGAACGCCCTCCGCAACCGCCGCCTCAACAAACTCCTGGACGACGTCGAGCTGGAGGTCACGCCCGCCGACCTGGAGCGCAAGCCGCTCAACGAGAACGCCGTGCGCGACATCTTCGCCCGGCTCCAGTTCAAGACCCTGCTCGACCGGCTGATGAAGGCCGCGGCCGAGGACGGCACGCTCACCGGAGCCGCGGGCACCGCCCCGTCCGAGGGCGACGCCGGCGCGGTGAGCGCTCCGGTCGTGCGCACGCTGGTGGACGAGGAGCTGGCCAATTGGCTGGAGAAGGCCTCCGCCGACGGCGCCGCGGTCGCGGTCCAGCTGGAGACCGGCCCGGCTGGTATCACCGGCTTCGGCCTGGCCGCCGCCGACGACACGGTGTACGTCCCGTGGGCCGCCGGCCGCCCCGACTACACCGCGCTGGAGGAGTGGCTCGCCAGCAGCGCGCCCAAGTACTTCTTCCACGCCAAGCCGCAGTTCAAGGCGCTCAGCCGTGCCGGCTTCGTGGTCGACGGCCTCGCGTTCGACACCCGGATCGCGTCCTGGCTGGTGAAGCCGGGCGCCGCCCCGCAGTCGCTCGCCGAGCAGGTCTACGAGGTCCTGGGCGAGACCCTCCCGGTCTCCGACCCCAACCAGCTCGTGCCGATCAACGACGCGGTCAGCCCGGCGACGGAGGCCTGGTACATCCGCCGGGTCGCGGAGGGCCAGATGATCGCCCTCGACGCGGGCACCCGTGCCGTGCTCGACGACATCGAGCTGCCCCTGGTCGCGGTCCTCGCCGAGATGGAGCTCGACGGCGTCTCGATCGACACCGAGGTGCTGAGCCGACTGCGCGGCCAGCTCACCGACAAGGCCAACGACTACGCCGCGCGTGCCTACGCCGAGGTCGGCCACGAGCTCAACCTCGGCTCGCCCAAGCAGCTCCAGCAGGTGCTCTTCGACGAGCTCGGGATGCCGAAGACCCGCTCCACCAAGACCGGCTACTCGACCGACGCCCAGTCGCTCGCCGACCTCCAGGAGAGCAACCCGCACCCGTTCCTCGACCTGCTGCTCCAGCACCGCGACGCGACCAAGCTCAAGCAGATCGTGGAGACGCTGGAGCGCTCGGTCGGCGCCGACGACCGCATCCACACCACCTACGACCAGACCGGCACCAGCACGGGCCGCATCTCCTCCAACGACCCCAACCTCCAAAACATCCCGATCCGCACCGAGGAGGGCCGCGAGATCCGCTCGGCGTTCCGCAGCGCCCCGGAGTACGAGACGCTGCTCACCGCCGATTACTCGCAGATCGAGATGCGCATCATGGCGCACCTCTCCGAGGACCCCGGGCTGATCGAGGCGTTCAACGCGGGGGAGGACCTGCACCGATTCGTCGGCGCGCGCGTCTTCGGCGTGCCGCCGGAGGAGGTCACCCCGCTAATGCGGACGAAGGTCAAGGCGATGTCGTACGGTCTCGCCTACGGCCTGAGCCCCTTCGGCCTGTCCAAGCAGCTCCGC of Leifsonia shinshuensis contains these proteins:
- a CDS encoding LLM class flavin-dependent oxidoreductase → MKRIGFLSFGHYQAVPGSVVRTAADALLQTIELAVAAEEVGADGAFVRVHHFAPQLASPFPLLAAIGARTSRIEIGTGVIDMRYQNPLYMAEEAAAADLIGGERLQLGVSRGSPETALAGYESFGYVPGEGESDADMARRHTAIFRAAIAGEAMANADPRMTGTSGGLSIQPLSPTLPDRIWWGAGTRATAEWTAEQGMNLMSSTLLTEDTGEAFDKLQAEQIQRFRDTWAEMGWEREPRVSVSRSIIPIVDEESRRYFGARAQVEGRDQVGHLDGGIARFGRSYIGEPEKLVAELAQDEALRMADTVLVTVPNQLGVEFNARLLEAVVGVGRELGWRD
- a CDS encoding alpha/beta hydrolase; translation: MANQPVIFIHGLWLHASSWQPWIDLFTAEGYAPVAPLWPGEKDTVAETRAHPDDVANFGIDEVTEHFAKIIEAMDIPPVIIGHSFGGLITEKLLGQGYGNSGVAIDPAQIKGVLPLPFRQLKSSFPVLDNPANIHKPIALTYEQFKFGFANQLTDEEAKELYDRWTVPSTVRPIFQAAGANFSLHSQAAVDTKNGDRGPLLLIAGGEDNTVPEVTTDATLKLYRDSNAVTELITFRDRGHSLVIDHGWRDVATEVLVWLGQQGLED
- a CDS encoding hydrolase, with product MADWLCATCAVETTPIVTDAGEEPPASCPICEDERQYVPPTGQRWTTLQRLQREGERVTVTELEPGLYGLSSEPQVGIGQRALLLCTPDGNLLWDPTGYVDEAAATAVQDLGGAAVIATSHPHMFGAQTSWSRMLGGVSVLVHAADRHWVQREDAAIREWSGEEEVLPGVLLRTVGGHFPGSAIVHWDRGVVLSGDTVFPGPSQKWVTFQRSFPNDIPLSAAVVRRVADLVCDRPFDRMYGNLGNVIPVDAREAVQRSAERYIGWVSGAYDHLTRAEA
- a CDS encoding thioredoxin family protein, with product MSTLASVTDATFASDVLAAPGTTLVEFWAPWCGPCRALTPILERIADEHDLRILRINADENPQASAEYRALSLPVTKVFRDGEVVKTIVGAKPKPALEFELAPYLA
- a CDS encoding FBP domain-containing protein; translated protein: MDTLTPQELRDSFVNCSRADAADLPLPPGMHEVDWARREYLGWRDPRLPQRGYVVVPTPSGPVGIVLRASEASMRSHAPTICGWCQDVHVRRDVYFWSARRAGEAGRKGDTVGALVCASFECTENVRRTPPPQFVGFDAERVIEDQISGLGERVRRFAQAVVGVSRS
- a CDS encoding FAD:protein FMN transferase; amino-acid sequence: MGAPAAPDAGADFAVWGVDARIAVSDPAVLTRARDIADAELAAVTAAASRFEPASELSRINAGPRPSGGVELSPLLAEFVAVALAAAADTDGDVDPTLGGDLDRLGYDRDFAALPVDGVTLTVSRPRRPGWERVTLDGRVLTLPDALRLDLGATAKAHAADRIARRIAEETGADVLVSLGGDLATAGRTGRLWEVLVQDLPADPAQQIAVPNGAGVATSSTQKRRWRSDGQPRHHILDPRWGLPVDEVWRSATVAATSCVRANALTTASIVRGLAAPAWLRGLGADARLVARDGSIVTTGRWPADVRVL
- a CDS encoding ferric reductase-like transmembrane domain-containing protein is translated as MDEVLWAVGRASGVVALLLLTVSLWLGIVTRSGRPLPGMPRFSVTLLHRNVSLLAVVFLVLHIGTLLLDSYAKLTLTDVLVPFLGAHLPFWLGLGTVAVDLLIAVTVTALLRRRLGVRVFKAVHWLSYALWPIALAHSIGDGTDGTSGWMLVLAGASVLFVLVAVLWRVSAWFLETAGARRSDAEPSRRA
- a CDS encoding NADH-ubiquinone oxidoreductase-F iron-sulfur binding region domain-containing protein; amino-acid sequence: MTMTAVDLAPSDDAAAPPRLLAAGRSAGAAAHLAAFGPRRGLGRPELERELERSGLTGRGGAAFPAFRKLAATTGRRAPVVIGNGSEGEPWSWKDAVLLANAPHLVLDGLLTAADALGAARTVLYLHGSALSPVAAAIAERSDAGRVELVEAADGFVAGEASAVVNALQTGRAVPLDRVRRLSEHGLDGRPTLLHNVETLAQLALVDRYGGDWFRGVGDPAQPGTRLVTVTGDVAREGVFEVPTDTSVVDIVARAGAEARLAAAVLLGGYHGRWIAPTETGAAPGEAAGAGVVHVLGVRRCGLAATAAIVAELAAASARQCGPCLFGLPAMAERFADLAAGRLAPQAAAELARLAEVVDGRGSCHHPDGAARLVRSALRVFGRDVHAHAEGRCLRSAR
- a CDS encoding ferredoxin; amino-acid sequence: MNARHVLHVDWTRCDGRGLCAELLEGTIARDEWGYPFAVGQPASGRSDIPVRADQLDAAEDAVALCPVLALRLRRSA
- a CDS encoding ANTAR domain-containing response regulator, whose product is MTDQETTPTAPRRVVVAEDESLIRLDIVETLRDNGFEVVGEAGDGETAVALATELRPDLVVMDVKMPQLDGISAAERLSKNHIAPVVLLTAFSQKELVERATEAGALAYVVKPFTPNDLLPAIEIALARYQQIIALEAEVSDMVQRFETRKLVDRAKGLLNEKMGLSEPDAFRWIQKASMDRRLTMHDVAQAIIEQLAPKK
- a CDS encoding hotdog fold thioesterase gives rise to the protein MTEDALAYVKQRGLGALADKMGIEIVEFTIERAVARMPVLGNTQPADLLHGGAYVVLGESLGSMSANLYAGEGRLAVGIEINASHTRAATEGYVTGVCTPIHLGRTLTTHEIAVTDDRGRRCSTIRITNLIKDL
- the polA gene encoding DNA polymerase I, which translates into the protein MSDSEKPTLLIIDGHSLAFRAFYALPVDSFVNREGQHTNGIHGFIAMLINLLQQQRPTHLAVAFDISRYSFRTREYPEYKGTRNETPSEFVGQIPLLQEALHAMNITTIAKEDYEADDILATLARQGREQGYRVLLVSGDRDTIQLVNDDVTLLYPNVRGVSELKIYDPAAVRERYGVEPHQYPEIAALVGETSDNLIGIDKVGEKTAVKWVQQYGTVENIVAHADEIKGVVGQNLRDQQENALRNRRLNKLLDDVELEVTPADLERKPLNENAVRDIFARLQFKTLLDRLMKAAAEDGTLTGAAGTAPSEGDAGAVSAPVVRTLVDEELANWLEKASADGAAVAVQLETGPAGITGFGLAAADDTVYVPWAAGRPDYTALEEWLASSAPKYFFHAKPQFKALSRAGFVVDGLAFDTRIASWLVKPGAAPQSLAEQVYEVLGETLPVSDPNQLVPINDAVSPATEAWYIRRVAEGQMIALDAGTRAVLDDIELPLVAVLAEMELDGVSIDTEVLSRLRGQLTDKANDYAARAYAEVGHELNLGSPKQLQQVLFDELGMPKTRSTKTGYSTDAQSLADLQESNPHPFLDLLLQHRDATKLKQIVETLERSVGADDRIHTTYDQTGTSTGRISSNDPNLQNIPIRTEEGREIRSAFRSAPEYETLLTADYSQIEMRIMAHLSEDPGLIEAFNAGEDLHRFVGARVFGVPPEEVTPLMRTKVKAMSYGLAYGLSPFGLSKQLRIETKEARDLMAGYFERFGAVRDYLRTVVEIARVDGYTETIFGRRRPFADLTSTNRVLRENAERQALNAPIQGSAADIMKIAMLGIAGDLIDQKLNSRMLLQVHDELIFEVASGEWDALESIVRTRMAGAADLRVPLDVQIGRGPNWDAAAH